CCTCGCTGCGGCTGACCGCCGACACCTTCCGCTACTGCGCGGACGAGGTCCCCCGCTGGAACACCATCTCCATCTCCGGCTACCACATGGCCGAAGCGGGGGCCTCGCCCGCGCAGGAGATCGCCTTCACCCTCGCCGACGGCATCGCGTACGTCCGTACGGCCATCGGGGCCGGGATGGACGTCGACGCCTTCGCGCCCCGGCTGTCGTTCTTCTTCGTCGCCCGCACCACCCTGCTGGAGGAGGTGGCCAAATTCCGGGCCGCCCGGCGGATGTGGGCGCGGATCATGCGCGAGGAGTTCGGCGCCCGGGACCCGAAATCGCTGATGCTGCGCTTCCACACCCAGACCGCCGGGGTGCAGCTGACCGCGCAGCAGCCGGAGGTGAACCTGGTGCGGGTCGCCGTCCAGGGGCTGGCGGCGGTCCTCGGCGGCACGCAGTCGCTCCACACGAACGCCTACGACGAGGCGATCGCGCTGCCGACGGCGAAATCGGCCCGGCTCGCACTGCGTACCCAGCAGGTCCTCGCGTACGAGACGGACATCGCGCACACCGTCGACCCCTTCGCCGGGTCGTACGTCGTCGAGCGGATGACGGACGACCTGGAGGCGGCGGCCGCGGCCCTGCTCGGGCGGATCGAAGACCTGGGCGGGGCGGTCGCCGCCATCGAGCGGGGCTTCCAGAAGGGCGAGATCGAACACAACGCCTACCGCATCGCGCGCGAGACCGACAGCGCCGAACGGGTGGTGGTGGGCCTCAATCGCTACGCGCTGGACGAGGAGGAACCGTACGAGCCGCTGCGGGTGGACCCGGCGCT
This is a stretch of genomic DNA from Streptomyces sp. NBC_00536. It encodes these proteins:
- a CDS encoding acyl-CoA mutase large subunit family protein, producing the protein MAHTERPHTEPPHTERPHTESGLPIEPVYGPEALAGWDPAERLGEPGAYPFTRGVYPTMYTGRPWTMRQYAGFGTAAESNARYRQLIADGTTGLSVAFDLPTQMGLDSDAPLARGEVGKVGVAVDSVEDMRVLFDGIPLDRVSTSMTINAPAALLLLMYQLVAEEQGIAADRLTGTVQNDVLKEYIARGTYIFPPGPSLRLTADTFRYCADEVPRWNTISISGYHMAEAGASPAQEIAFTLADGIAYVRTAIGAGMDVDAFAPRLSFFFVARTTLLEEVAKFRAARRMWARIMREEFGARDPKSLMLRFHTQTAGVQLTAQQPEVNLVRVAVQGLAAVLGGTQSLHTNAYDEAIALPTAKSARLALRTQQVLAYETDIAHTVDPFAGSYVVERMTDDLEAAAAALLGRIEDLGGAVAAIERGFQKGEIEHNAYRIARETDSAERVVVGLNRYALDEEEPYEPLRVDPALEAAQCERLARLRAGRDQEAVDTALARLREAAAGRANVLYPMKEALRARATVGEVCDELREVWGRHVPATGF